The genomic window CGACAAGTTGTCCCAACCCTGTGATCCCTTACTATGCGCTGCAACGGAAGGCGGCGCTGATCCGCCTCCTGTCGAACTACATTCTGCCGGCCGAAAGCATTCGCGCGGCCATCGACCACGTCACCCTGATGCTGGAGACCGGTGATCTGCGCCCAACGATTGCCGCGGATATGCCTCTGAAGTCTGTCGTCGAGGCACACCAGGCCGTGGAAGCGAGGACGCCGGGCAAGGTCGTTCTGCATTGCGCCCAGTAACGGATGAGCCGAAGACGCCCCTCCGTTGGCCGCAGGTGTTAGACGCAGTCGTTCAGCCTTGGCCAACGGGCCTCTTCGGAATCGTCAGGCCTTGGCCAGGCGGCGCGCTTCGTCGGCTGTCTTCTTGATCGCATCGGCAATACCCGTGCGGCCCATCATGGCCTCCTGGAATTGGGCCATCATGAAGAGTTCCCATTCGGCGTACCACGCGGTCTTCGTCGCTTGGCGCAGGCGGGAAATGCTTGAAAGTTTCTGGAAGTCACTGTCGTTTCCGCCCGTCATCTTGGCTACGAGCTCTTTCACCGCCGGGTCCTGATAGAGGGCCGGGTAGGGAGAACGTCCCCCCTCACCAAGCAGCCGCTCTTTCGGCAAGGTGAACTGCCCTTTTTTGTCGGTTCCCGCGTAATATTCGAGCAATTTCCACGCTTGATCCGGGGCTTTCGTCGTCGCGGCGATGCCGACGCTATGGGCGTAACTTACGGTCGCGATGCATTGGGGCCCCAGACCGGGCACCAGGGCCATCTTGATCTTCCCGGCAACCTTTGAATCCGGCCAGACGTTGAATTCTGCCAGGGCGTACTGCGCCATGTAGCCGAACTTGACGATCCCTGTCCGAATGCCTGTGCGCGCCGCGCCCCAGTCGCGTTGCATATCCTCCTGGCCCACGATCTTCCATTCATTGAGGGCCGCGGCGTACCATTCGAGGACTGCCTTCAATGGATTGTCGGCTTTATCGAAGACGGGTTGATTGTCCGCGTCGAACAAGTCTCCGCCAGAGGCGAACACCGTCGCCCAAAGGCTCCAGAAGTTACCGGGCTGGCGCTTCATGGCGAGACTGAGCGGAAATTCGTCGATGCCCGCTTTCTTGACCGCAAGCATCTGGGTCTTGAGCTCGTCGAGATTACTCGCGGGCTTGTCAAAGCCGGCCTTGTGCAATGTATCCTCATCATAGGCGAAGCCGAACGCATCACTGAGATAGGGCAGGCCGTAGACCTTGCCGTCAACGCCTTTGACACCTTCCCGCGCTGCGGGCGTGGCGGCGGCGAGCAGTTTATCGAGACCGGTGGTGCCATCGAGAGGCTTGAGCCATCCACTGTCGGCCCAGGCCGCGATCTCGCTTTCGGGGAGCTGCACGATGTCGAGGGGTGCTGACGATATGAACTCCGCGATCATGCGGTCGCGGTAGCGCGAATAGGGCGTGCTCACCCATTCGACGGAAAGGCCCGGTGTTGCATCGAGATAGCGATTGAGGCCGGGAATATCGGCGGCCGGATAACGCTCCCAGGCACGCATTTGCAGGGTAGTGCCCCCGCGTTTGAGGGAAGCCGGCGCGTTGCGGTCCTGGGCGTCTGCCTGACGCCCCAGAGCAAGAACTCCGCCGGCAGCGGCGGCAATTTGGATCAGGCGGCGGCGCGACAAGGGCCTCCGTGGGGCGTGATACATGGTTTCCTCCCGACTATCGTTGTTATCTGTCGTTGGTGCGCGAACGCCGGCCGGCCGAAGCGGGCCCTGAGATGGCTCTGACCTGCGCGGTGAGATCGCGCGGCATTTCAAACAATTCCGGCCGCAGATCGCGCAGCAGGTCCACCCGGTGCAGCACTTTTGCGATATGGGCGTGCATGATGGCTGCAGCCTCATCGGGTGCGCCAGCTGCAATGGCTGCAACGAGCTGGCGGTGTTCCTCGACGATGGGTGCGAGAGGATAGTTGCTCGCCCGCGTCAGATGCGCGATGCGCACGCGATCAAGGTGCACCTTCGCGTTCTGGACAACGCTCCAGACGCTGGGGACACCCGCGATCGTCATGATCTCAATGTGGAAGGCATCGTTCAAGGCGAAGAAAGTGCGCTCGTCTTCAATCGCAAGTGCTGCGGTATGCGTC from Hyphomicrobiales bacterium includes these protein-coding regions:
- a CDS encoding Multiple sugar transport system substrate-binding protein encodes the protein MYHAPRRPLSRRRLIQIAAAAGGVLALGRQADAQDRNAPASLKRGGTTLQMRAWERYPAADIPGLNRYLDATPGLSVEWVSTPYSRYRDRMIAEFISSAPLDIVQLPESEIAAWADSGWLKPLDGTTGLDKLLAAATPAAREGVKGVDGKVYGLPYLSDAFGFAYDEDTLHKAGFDKPASNLDELKTQMLAVKKAGIDEFPLSLAMKRQPGNFWSLWATVFASGGDLFDADNQPVFDKADNPLKAVLEWYAAALNEWKIVGQEDMQRDWGAARTGIRTGIVKFGYMAQYALAEFNVWPDSKVAGKIKMALVPGLGPQCIATVSYAHSVGIAATTKAPDQAWKLLEYYAGTDKKGQFTLPKERLLGEGGRSPYPALYQDPAVKELVAKMTGGNDSDFQKLSSISRLRQATKTAWYAEWELFMMAQFQEAMMGRTGIADAIKKTADEARRLAKA
- a CDS encoding DNA-binding GntR family transcriptional regulator, which produces MIVATPVTTLASASVSEEVYRAIRGAILDLTLEPGSTISENALARELGASRTPVREAIQRLERERLLFVFPQRGTVVAPLDLDEFRAAYFVRSSLECAAAAEAARRASPADVARLHQHVETHTAALAIEDERTFFALNDAFHIEIMTIAGVPSVWSVVQNAKVHLDRVRIAHLTRASNYPLAPIVEEHRQLVAAIAAGAPDEAAAIMHAHIAKVLHRVDLLRDLRPELFEMPRDLTAQVRAISGPASAGRRSRTNDR